The Serpentinimonas maccroryi genome has a segment encoding these proteins:
- a CDS encoding chemotaxis protein CheW has protein sequence MMTSSRPSRKSYEAELKRKLAESGRRSAQAGWLALGWQGALALVPLAQAGEIFTPTPLQRLPHSQPWVCGVAGLRGNILLVFDWAQLLGCAAPGQATPTALDAAGQYWVSLSPALGIGAALCADRLLGLRYEQSLEFAPATGHPSGVQRLARDAQGQQWLELDLPAICSRAAFQNLLLSGFSRSEPTLPPT, from the coding sequence ATGATGACTTCCAGCCGACCCAGCCGCAAATCTTACGAAGCCGAATTGAAGCGCAAGCTGGCCGAGTCGGGTCGGCGCAGTGCCCAAGCGGGATGGTTGGCGTTGGGCTGGCAAGGAGCCCTCGCCCTGGTGCCGCTGGCCCAAGCGGGTGAGATTTTTACCCCGACGCCTTTGCAGCGCTTACCGCACAGCCAACCTTGGGTGTGTGGCGTGGCGGGTTTGCGTGGCAATATTTTGTTGGTTTTTGATTGGGCTCAGTTGCTCGGTTGCGCCGCACCCGGGCAGGCCACCCCAACTGCGCTCGATGCGGCGGGCCAGTACTGGGTGTCGTTGAGTCCGGCCTTGGGCATTGGTGCCGCGCTGTGTGCCGACCGCTTGCTGGGTTTGCGCTATGAACAGAGTTTGGAGTTTGCTCCGGCCACAGGCCATCCTTCCGGGGTCCAACGACTGGCTCGAGATGCACAAGGGCAGCAATGGCTGGAGCTCGACTTGCCTGCAATTTGCAGTCGGGCGGCGTTTCAGAATTTGTTGCTTTCAGGATTTTCTCGCTCCGAGCCCACCTTGCCTCCTACTTAG
- a CDS encoding response regulator yields MQESSKIPCKVLVVDDSQTVRMSAQRFLREGGHEVLLAEDGYQALALLHDFMPDLVFCDILMPRLDGYQTCAIIRRNARFAHVPVLMLSSKDGVFDLARGRLAGAQDHLGKPFGREQLLQAVQQHAVRSPCAP; encoded by the coding sequence ATGCAGGAAAGCTCCAAAATACCTTGTAAAGTGCTGGTGGTGGATGACAGCCAGACCGTGCGGATGAGCGCTCAACGGTTTCTGCGTGAAGGGGGGCACGAGGTGCTTTTGGCCGAGGACGGCTACCAAGCGCTGGCGCTGCTGCACGACTTCATGCCCGATCTGGTGTTTTGCGACATCCTGATGCCGCGCCTCGATGGCTACCAAACTTGCGCCATCATTCGCCGCAACGCGCGCTTTGCCCACGTGCCGGTGCTGATGCTATCCTCCAAAGACGGCGTTTTTGATTTGGCCCGTGGCCGTTTGGCGGGCGCCCAAGACCATTTGGGCAAACCCTTTGGCCGCGAGCAGTTGCTGCAGGCGGTGCAACAACACGCGGTGCGATCGCCTTGCGCGCCTTAA
- a CDS encoding Hpt domain-containing protein, producing MQTNPHSALEAGLQPFAASEAVSMGPLGWVYEELRQCLQEADATLLRFVSDNVAARSGDLAEIDASELRLLSQRLHQAVGALELVELAAAAQTLRALEAAVGKLIAKPALATEAAAAAVSAGCRVLLDFLWRELRQRPVSPQALYPTYLAWQQLAGAARIHPADLWPCEPRMVPLPAGPALTPEPALRTRLERHVLAVVKSRDAAAAAALVPLTAGLARGASVPEAAQYWLAAAACFEALAEGCLPDTLYVKRAVTGVLTQYNALAQGRFEPWARHTHDLLYLVAHLPAAAIRIGSLHVQAIRQTYGWQPPDLLGQSESNLGQDDSLRLAQAQSALHAAQRAWERRSAGEGGDQFGAAMQRLGGSLDALWQGLPQSAVPDSTLQPSADAVAPSSDPSRATSWGRVCTDLVQGLSHDPAAWPPGLALEVSSTLLCLGAELDDFDAHPQIDSADSRSTERVDANAAYQRQQDLLQRLHACAHGLPLPPAPSWMSERYRNFSERQSQAALYGQMRSDLNELERALETWLQAKQSVPTAMPDEAIWPRFDALYKIAEWLDLKPVVSTLGAMRRWFAALETASASQRAELESAQWLADNFSALELLLEAMLQQTELASEAFAFDPATERLQALRPVASAATSAPQINAAVDAAGVTKADADSVSELSESDDLLEVFLDEAQALQEQITQSLAALQLQPDSAPNLLATRRAFHTLKGSARMVGQTQVGQLAWGVEQVLNTWLADRLPATPDLLQQCATALERIREALGLGSTQASDAASTVEFKRPELPAAPIAEASLPLQSPPDPERVPLLRDALQLPPVLDQPVKEVGPLRIELDLFNVFLAEADDWSRRLLQGLEQPELATVPPLFEWSHALAGGAATVGHEGLSQLARALEQALERLLPVAGGARLQQPVQAVLIEAAQQMRAILHQFAAGVLRNPQPETLAALAGLVPSSETRSESGALRVAGAAPGDRSGEVTSTPQSTVVPEAELAPAFLSDLVLDPAVFAVFDDEAQQLLPQLGAALRQWKARPQHGVARSELLRHLHTLKGSARLAGAMQLGERLHRLESRVLALPDVPESTALHALEPELEQVEADLAQLRRRSAQAKVKAQADVPVAHRPSHAVAEFAPELLQPSPVVSTLRVRADWLDRLVLHAADLSLSRTRIESDLLGVRRSFEDMATNVARLRSQLRELELQTESQRSPAVVQGSSPDPRFDPLELDRYTRSQELTRLMAEAINDVAVVQHQLQRAMQSAEGNLAAQTRQTRDLQRDLLRSRLVAFDSLGERLQRCVRLAAEDCGKTAELRLEHGELELERSVLERLVPVLEHLLRNAVVHGLETDVQRHLLRKPLPGRISIALQSHDKDLSITLSDDGAGLDSERIHQRAIALGLHPKAGQWSLEQAQRLVFAVGLSTADEVTQVAGRGIGLDAVRSEVRALGGRIDCLAPPAGGCAFRLWLPRSSSFSQVQMLRVGDFVFGVPSDLVLQVHQAQAPALTAAYVRGRWSSEAAGPIAFHWAGALLALSAESTDEASQQARQWQVVEFYSAGQRVAWHVDEVLEVQEVVLKPLGPPLVGLPGLAGATALASGAVCLIYNPVALTALCAEAARQWVREHRAGATSKTAATQATPVGPAAAPLVLVVDDSITVRRVTQRLLQREGYRVALASDGVQALQRLAVEQPAVMLCDIEMPRMDGFELLHRMRLDPRWADLPTIMITSRLAEKHRQHARTLGVEHYLGKPYSELELLAWVREACARSAQP from the coding sequence ATGCAAACCAACCCGCACAGTGCGCTTGAAGCCGGATTGCAGCCCTTTGCTGCGTCAGAAGCGGTGAGTATGGGGCCCCTGGGATGGGTTTACGAAGAGCTGCGCCAGTGTCTGCAAGAGGCCGATGCCACGCTGCTGCGCTTTGTCTCTGACAATGTGGCGGCTCGCAGCGGCGACTTGGCCGAGATCGATGCCAGCGAGCTGCGGCTGCTTAGCCAGCGCTTGCACCAGGCGGTGGGGGCGCTGGAATTGGTCGAGTTGGCCGCAGCCGCTCAGACCTTGCGCGCCTTGGAGGCGGCTGTGGGCAAGCTGATCGCCAAGCCTGCCCTGGCCACCGAGGCGGCAGCCGCCGCCGTCAGCGCCGGCTGCCGGGTGTTGCTGGACTTTCTCTGGCGCGAACTGCGCCAGCGCCCGGTGTCGCCGCAAGCGCTGTACCCAACCTATCTGGCATGGCAGCAACTGGCCGGTGCGGCGCGCATTCATCCGGCTGATTTGTGGCCCTGCGAGCCGCGCATGGTGCCCCTGCCCGCTGGGCCGGCCTTGACCCCGGAACCGGCGTTGCGCACCCGGCTCGAGCGCCATGTGCTGGCGGTGGTCAAGAGCCGCGATGCCGCCGCAGCGGCGGCGTTGGTGCCCTTGACCGCTGGTTTGGCACGCGGGGCCTCAGTGCCCGAAGCGGCACAGTATTGGCTGGCTGCTGCGGCCTGCTTTGAGGCCTTGGCCGAGGGCTGTCTGCCCGACACGCTCTACGTCAAGCGGGCCGTTACCGGCGTGCTGACGCAATACAACGCCCTGGCCCAAGGCCGATTCGAGCCATGGGCACGCCACACCCACGACTTGCTGTACTTGGTGGCCCACTTGCCGGCTGCGGCCATCAGGATTGGCAGTTTGCATGTCCAGGCCATCCGGCAGACTTATGGCTGGCAGCCACCAGATTTGCTCGGGCAGTCAGAGTCAAATTTGGGGCAGGACGATTCGTTGCGGCTTGCACAGGCACAGTCTGCGTTGCATGCGGCCCAACGGGCCTGGGAGCGCCGGAGTGCCGGGGAGGGCGGCGATCAGTTTGGTGCAGCCATGCAGCGCTTGGGTGGCAGCCTAGATGCCTTGTGGCAGGGGTTGCCCCAGTCTGCGGTGCCTGATTCGACCCTTCAGCCGTCGGCTGATGCGGTTGCCCCCTCTTCAGACCCATCCAGAGCAACCAGCTGGGGCCGCGTGTGCACCGACCTGGTGCAAGGCCTCAGTCATGACCCTGCTGCATGGCCACCCGGGCTGGCGCTCGAAGTCTCCAGCACGCTGTTGTGCCTGGGTGCCGAGCTCGATGACTTCGATGCGCACCCGCAGATCGACTCTGCCGACTCGCGCTCGACCGAGCGGGTTGATGCAAACGCAGCGTACCAGCGCCAGCAGGACCTGCTGCAACGGTTGCATGCCTGCGCCCACGGACTGCCGCTGCCGCCTGCTCCCAGTTGGATGAGCGAGCGCTACCGCAACTTCAGCGAGCGCCAAAGCCAAGCCGCACTGTACGGGCAGATGCGCAGCGATTTGAACGAGCTCGAGCGTGCGCTCGAGACTTGGTTGCAGGCCAAACAAAGCGTCCCGACAGCCATGCCCGACGAAGCGATCTGGCCACGCTTCGATGCGCTGTACAAAATTGCCGAGTGGCTGGACTTGAAGCCTGTGGTTTCAACTTTGGGAGCAATGCGGCGTTGGTTTGCGGCCCTGGAGACAGCCAGCGCATCGCAGCGCGCAGAGTTGGAATCGGCCCAATGGTTGGCCGACAACTTTTCGGCCTTGGAGTTGCTGCTGGAAGCCATGTTGCAGCAAACCGAACTGGCTAGCGAGGCATTTGCGTTTGACCCTGCAACCGAACGCTTGCAGGCGTTGCGCCCGGTGGCTTCTGCGGCCACTTCGGCGCCTCAAATCAATGCGGCGGTGGATGCAGCCGGTGTCACCAAGGCCGACGCCGATTCTGTTTCGGAGTTGTCCGAGTCCGATGATTTGCTTGAGGTGTTTTTAGACGAGGCGCAGGCCCTGCAGGAGCAAATCACGCAATCGTTGGCGGCGTTGCAATTGCAGCCCGACAGCGCGCCGAACCTGCTGGCCACGCGCCGCGCCTTTCACACCCTCAAAGGCAGCGCCCGCATGGTGGGCCAGACGCAGGTGGGTCAATTGGCCTGGGGTGTGGAGCAGGTGCTCAACACCTGGCTGGCCGATCGCCTCCCGGCTACCCCCGATTTGTTGCAGCAGTGCGCAACCGCGTTGGAACGCATCCGCGAGGCTCTCGGCCTTGGATCGACTCAAGCCAGTGATGCGGCGTCAACAGTCGAATTCAAGCGACCCGAGCTCCCGGCTGCACCGATTGCCGAGGCTTCGTTGCCGCTCCAATCACCGCCCGACCCCGAGCGCGTGCCGCTGCTGCGCGATGCGCTTCAATTGCCGCCCGTGCTTGATCAGCCCGTCAAGGAAGTGGGGCCGCTGCGCATAGAACTCGATCTGTTCAACGTTTTTTTGGCCGAAGCCGACGACTGGTCGCGCCGTCTGCTGCAGGGGCTCGAGCAGCCGGAGCTGGCCACTGTACCGCCGCTCTTTGAATGGTCGCATGCGCTTGCTGGAGGCGCGGCCACAGTGGGTCATGAGGGTCTGTCACAGCTGGCGCGTGCCTTGGAGCAAGCACTGGAGCGGTTGCTGCCGGTTGCTGGGGGTGCCCGCTTGCAGCAGCCGGTGCAGGCGGTCTTGATTGAAGCGGCGCAGCAGATGCGCGCAATCCTGCACCAATTTGCTGCCGGTGTGTTGCGCAACCCTCAGCCCGAGACCTTGGCTGCTCTGGCGGGCTTGGTGCCATCAAGCGAAACGCGCTCTGAATCTGGTGCATTGCGGGTGGCTGGGGCTGCGCCAGGGGATCGATCCGGCGAGGTGACGTCAACGCCGCAGTCCACGGTCGTGCCCGAGGCTGAGTTGGCCCCCGCTTTTCTGAGCGACCTTGTACTCGACCCTGCTGTTTTTGCCGTTTTCGATGACGAGGCGCAGCAGTTGTTGCCTCAGCTGGGTGCCGCCTTGCGTCAGTGGAAAGCCCGTCCACAGCACGGGGTGGCACGCAGTGAGTTGCTGCGCCATCTGCATACCTTGAAGGGAAGCGCCCGTCTGGCCGGCGCCATGCAGCTGGGAGAGCGCTTGCATCGACTCGAAAGCCGGGTGCTGGCACTGCCTGATGTGCCCGAGTCCACCGCTTTGCATGCGCTCGAGCCAGAGCTGGAGCAGGTCGAAGCCGACCTGGCACAGCTGCGCCGCCGCAGCGCCCAAGCCAAAGTCAAGGCGCAAGCCGACGTTCCAGTTGCGCATCGGCCGAGCCATGCGGTGGCAGAGTTTGCGCCCGAGTTGCTGCAACCGAGTCCAGTGGTCAGTACCCTGAGGGTGCGCGCCGACTGGCTCGACCGGCTGGTGCTGCACGCCGCCGATCTCAGCCTGAGCCGCACCCGCATCGAGTCGGATTTGTTGGGTGTGCGCCGCTCGTTCGAGGACATGGCCACCAACGTGGCCCGTCTGCGCAGCCAGTTGCGCGAACTTGAACTGCAGACCGAATCGCAGAGATCTCCTGCCGTGGTGCAAGGTTCGTCTCCCGATCCGCGCTTCGACCCGCTCGAGCTTGACCGCTACACCCGATCCCAGGAGCTTACGCGCCTGATGGCTGAAGCGATCAACGACGTAGCCGTGGTGCAGCACCAATTGCAGCGGGCGATGCAGTCTGCTGAGGGCAACTTGGCAGCGCAGACCCGCCAGACGCGCGATTTGCAGCGGGATTTGTTGCGCAGCCGACTGGTGGCTTTTGATTCGCTGGGCGAGCGCTTGCAGCGCTGTGTGCGGCTGGCGGCTGAGGACTGTGGAAAAACGGCGGAACTGCGCCTAGAACACGGTGAACTCGAGCTCGAGCGCAGCGTCTTGGAGCGTTTGGTTCCAGTGCTCGAACACTTGTTGCGCAACGCGGTCGTGCACGGACTGGAGACCGATGTGCAGCGCCACCTGTTGCGCAAGCCGCTGCCTGGCCGGATTTCGATTGCGCTGCAATCCCACGACAAAGACCTGTCCATTACTTTGAGCGACGACGGCGCCGGGCTCGATAGCGAGCGCATACATCAGCGCGCTATCGCCTTAGGGCTGCATCCGAAGGCCGGGCAATGGAGTCTGGAGCAGGCCCAGCGGCTGGTTTTTGCTGTGGGTTTGAGCACAGCGGATGAGGTCACCCAAGTGGCTGGGCGTGGCATTGGGCTCGATGCCGTGCGCAGCGAGGTGCGTGCGCTCGGTGGTCGCATCGACTGCCTAGCACCCCCAGCGGGGGGGTGTGCATTTCGGCTTTGGTTGCCTCGCAGCAGCAGCTTTAGCCAGGTTCAGATGCTGCGTGTGGGTGATTTTGTCTTTGGCGTACCTTCCGACTTGGTGCTGCAAGTTCACCAAGCGCAAGCCCCTGCCCTTACAGCCGCCTACGTCCGAGGCCGCTGGTCTAGTGAGGCTGCAGGGCCGATCGCCTTTCATTGGGCTGGGGCACTGTTGGCCTTGTCGGCCGAGAGCACGGATGAGGCCTCGCAGCAGGCACGGCAGTGGCAGGTGGTTGAGTTTTATAGTGCGGGTCAGCGCGTGGCATGGCATGTGGACGAGGTGCTTGAGGTGCAAGAGGTGGTGCTCAAGCCCTTGGGCCCGCCTTTGGTGGGCTTGCCAGGCTTGGCAGGGGCCACTGCGTTGGCCTCGGGTGCCGTGTGCCTGATCTACAACCCGGTCGCCCTGACGGCCTTGTGCGCCGAGGCGGCGCGCCAGTGGGTGCGCGAACATCGCGCTGGCGCCACCAGCAAAACAGCAGCGACGCAGGCCACTCCCGTCGGGCCTGCAGCGGCCCCGCTGGTGCTGGTGGTAGACGACTCCATCACGGTGCGCCGCGTCACCCAGCGTTTGCTGCAGCGCGAGGGTTATCGCGTGGCGCTGGCCAGTGACGGTGTGCAGGCCTTGCAGCGTCTTGCAGTCGAGCAGCCCGCAGTGATGCTGTGCGATATTGAAATGCCGCGCATGGACGGGTTCGAGTTGCTGCATCGAATGCGCCTAGACCCGCGCTGGGCCGATTTACCGACCATCATGATCACCTCGCGCTTGGCTGAAAAGCACCGCCAGCATGCACGCACACTGGGGGTCGAGCATTACCTGGGCAAGCCCTATTCTGAGCTTGAACTGCTGGCTTGGGTGCGGGAAGCCTGTGCGCGCAGCGCTCAGCCCTAG
- the hemL gene encoding glutamate-1-semialdehyde 2,1-aminomutase, whose protein sequence is MQATDRNLALLQRARQLIPGGVNSPVRAFKAVGGTPRFVQRAQGAYFWDANGQRYIDYIGSWGPMILGHGHPAVLEAVQRAALDGFSFGAPTEREIELAEEIVKLLPSIEMLRLVSSGTEAGMSTIRLARGATGRSKIIKFEGCYHGHADALLVKAGSGLATFGHPTSAGVPPEVVQHTLVLEYNNLPQLEAAFAEHGPQVACLMIEPIAGNMNFVRASVPFMRRCRELCTQHGALLAFDEVMTGFRVALGGAQSLYAQHIPGFEPDLTVLGKVIGGGMPLAAFGGKRAIMEQLAPLGAVYQAGTLSGNPVATACGLATLRELQRPGFYQALSARTRSLTAGLAQAAAQAGVPFCTDSEGGMFGFFLLEQLPQNYAAVLRTDSTRFNHFFHAMLERGVYFAPALYEAGFVSAAHSEADVEATVAAARGVWAGG, encoded by the coding sequence ATGCAAGCCACCGACCGCAACCTTGCCCTGCTGCAGCGCGCGCGCCAGCTCATCCCCGGCGGCGTGAATTCGCCCGTGCGCGCCTTCAAGGCCGTGGGCGGCACGCCGCGCTTCGTGCAGCGCGCCCAGGGCGCCTACTTCTGGGACGCCAACGGCCAGCGCTACATCGACTACATCGGCTCCTGGGGCCCGATGATCTTGGGCCACGGCCACCCGGCGGTGCTCGAAGCGGTGCAGCGCGCCGCCCTCGACGGCTTTAGCTTCGGTGCCCCGACCGAGCGCGAAATCGAGCTCGCCGAAGAAATCGTCAAGCTGCTGCCCAGCATCGAGATGCTGCGGCTGGTGAGCTCGGGCACCGAAGCCGGCATGAGCACCATCCGGCTCGCGCGCGGCGCCACCGGGCGCAGCAAAATCATCAAGTTTGAAGGCTGCTACCACGGCCACGCCGACGCGCTGCTGGTCAAGGCCGGATCGGGCCTAGCCACCTTCGGCCACCCCACCAGCGCCGGTGTGCCGCCCGAGGTGGTGCAGCACACGCTGGTGCTCGAGTACAACAACCTGCCCCAGCTCGAAGCCGCCTTTGCCGAGCACGGCCCCCAAGTGGCCTGCCTGATGATCGAGCCCATCGCCGGCAACATGAACTTCGTGCGCGCCAGCGTGCCCTTCATGCGCCGCTGCCGCGAACTGTGCACCCAGCACGGCGCGCTGCTGGCCTTCGACGAGGTGATGACTGGCTTTAGGGTCGCGCTCGGTGGCGCGCAAAGCCTGTACGCGCAGCACATCCCCGGCTTCGAGCCCGACCTCACGGTGCTGGGCAAGGTGATCGGCGGTGGCATGCCGCTGGCCGCTTTTGGCGGCAAACGCGCCATCATGGAGCAACTGGCGCCGCTGGGCGCGGTCTATCAGGCCGGCACCCTGAGCGGCAACCCCGTGGCCACCGCCTGCGGCCTGGCGACCCTGCGCGAACTGCAACGCCCCGGCTTCTACCAGGCCCTGAGCGCGCGCACGCGCAGCCTGACCGCAGGCCTAGCCCAAGCCGCCGCCCAAGCCGGCGTGCCCTTTTGCACCGACAGCGAAGGCGGCATGTTCGGCTTCTTCTTGCTCGAGCAACTGCCGCAAAACTACGCCGCCGTGCTGCGCACCGACAGCACCCGCTTCAACCACTTCTTCCACGCCATGCTCGAGCGCGGCGTCTATTTCGCCCCCGCCCTCTACGAAGCCGGCTTTGTGAGCGCCGCGCACTCCGAGGCTGATGTTGAGGCCACGGTGGCGGCGGCGCGGGGGGTGTGGGCGGGGGGGTAG
- a CDS encoding alpha/beta hydrolase, producing the protein MTTTSQAPFTLRDGLTLALYGWPLPDTVRPRGVVLIVHGLGEHAWRYDHVARRLNAWGFWVRAYDQRGHGESGGARGVLPADHALLADLAEVVDDTREQLCNRWACPLLLLGHSMGGLVAARLVAGRLRPVEALLLSSPALDAGLNPVQRALIGLLYRLAPGLALGNGLDARKISHDAEVVQRYQTDRLVHDRISARLARFIDTEGAVTRAAAPGWTVPTLLMYADADALVNPRGSRDFAAAAPPAVVSSRCFDGLFHEIFNESDPAEVFETLEHWLESRF; encoded by the coding sequence ATGACGACGACCTCACAGGCTCCTTTCACCCTGCGCGACGGCCTCACCCTCGCCCTCTACGGCTGGCCCCTGCCCGACACCGTACGCCCGCGCGGTGTGGTGCTGATCGTGCACGGCCTGGGTGAACACGCCTGGCGCTACGACCACGTGGCCCGCCGGCTCAATGCCTGGGGTTTCTGGGTGCGCGCCTACGACCAGCGCGGGCACGGCGAATCGGGCGGCGCGCGCGGCGTGCTGCCGGCCGATCACGCCCTGCTGGCCGATCTGGCCGAGGTGGTGGACGACACCCGCGAGCAGCTGTGCAACCGCTGGGCCTGCCCGCTGCTGCTGCTGGGGCACAGCATGGGTGGGCTGGTGGCGGCCCGCCTCGTGGCCGGCCGCTTGCGCCCGGTGGAGGCGCTGCTGCTGTCTTCGCCCGCGCTCGATGCCGGGCTGAACCCGGTGCAGCGCGCGTTGATCGGGCTGCTCTACCGGCTGGCACCCGGTCTCGCGCTGGGCAACGGACTGGATGCCCGCAAGATTTCCCACGACGCCGAGGTGGTCCAGCGCTACCAGACCGACCGGTTGGTGCACGACCGCATTTCCGCGCGGCTGGCGCGCTTCATCGACACCGAAGGCGCCGTCACCCGCGCGGCCGCACCCGGCTGGACCGTGCCCACCTTGCTGATGTACGCCGACGCCGACGCGCTGGTGAACCCCCGTGGCAGCCGCGACTTTGCCGCCGCGGCGCCGCCCGCGGTGGTCAGCAGCCGGTGTTTCGACGGGCTGTTTCACGAAATCTTCAACGAATCCGACCCGGCCGAGGTTTTCGAAACCCTGGAACACTGGCTGGAGAGCCGGTTCTAG
- a CDS encoding response regulator, producing MVRNILVIDDSRTELLHLCKLLGNNGYRVRVAQNAEQALEELAVELPDLILMDVVMPGTNGYALTRQLVRHPQYGQVPVFLCSSKNLESDRVWGLRQGAREYFTKPIDVKSLLAHIEALS from the coding sequence ATGGTTCGAAATATCTTAGTAATCGACGACTCGCGTACCGAATTGCTGCACCTGTGCAAGCTGCTCGGGAACAACGGCTACCGGGTGCGAGTCGCCCAAAATGCCGAGCAGGCTCTAGAGGAGTTGGCTGTTGAGTTGCCTGACCTGATCCTGATGGACGTGGTGATGCCTGGCACCAACGGTTATGCCCTTACACGCCAATTGGTGCGCCACCCCCAGTACGGTCAGGTGCCGGTTTTTCTTTGTTCAAGTAAAAATCTGGAGTCGGACCGGGTTTGGGGCTTGCGCCAAGGTGCGCGCGAGTATTTCACCAAACCGATTGACGTCAAGTCGCTTTTGGCGCACATCGAGGCGCTGAGCTAA
- the thiD gene encoding bifunctional hydroxymethylpyrimidine kinase/phosphomethylpyrimidine kinase encodes MSPVLPPPAPATAPPEAAAHASPPCVLSFNANDPSGAGGLSADLTAMSSASCHVLAIATGCYVRDTRSIHHHIALDDELIDDQARCVLEDITPQAIKVGFVGNADNLGTIAELLSDYAHIPVVCYLPDLTWWDEVERENYLDALAERVLPQTSVLVGNHHTLSRWLLPDWAHDRPPLAREIAAAAAVHGVPYTLVTGFNAPDLYLESHLAAPETLLASARFERFDATFSGAGDTLSAVLCALLAGETDLQTACAEALTYLDQCLVAGFQPGMGHAIPNRLFWALDDDEPPEGAADPDDPTAGPAQQLEAFPTPSRTH; translated from the coding sequence ATGAGCCCTGTTTTGCCTCCCCCTGCGCCCGCAACCGCCCCCCCCGAGGCCGCAGCCCATGCCAGCCCGCCCTGCGTGCTCAGCTTCAACGCCAACGACCCCAGCGGCGCCGGCGGCTTGTCGGCCGACCTCACCGCCATGAGCAGCGCCTCGTGCCACGTGCTGGCCATCGCCACCGGCTGCTACGTGCGCGACACGCGCAGCATCCACCACCACATCGCCCTCGACGACGAGCTGATCGACGACCAAGCCCGCTGCGTGCTCGAAGACATCACCCCGCAGGCGATCAAGGTCGGCTTCGTGGGCAATGCCGACAACCTCGGCACCATCGCCGAACTGCTGAGCGACTATGCCCACATCCCCGTGGTCTGCTACCTGCCCGACCTCACCTGGTGGGACGAAGTGGAGCGCGAAAACTACCTCGACGCGCTGGCCGAACGCGTGCTGCCGCAAACCAGCGTGCTGGTGGGCAACCACCACACCCTGAGCCGCTGGCTGCTGCCCGATTGGGCCCACGACCGCCCCCCTTTGGCGCGCGAAATCGCCGCCGCCGCCGCTGTGCACGGCGTGCCCTACACCCTGGTCACCGGCTTCAACGCCCCCGACCTCTACCTCGAGAGCCACCTCGCGGCCCCCGAAACGCTGCTCGCCAGCGCCCGCTTCGAGCGCTTCGACGCCACCTTCAGCGGCGCCGGCGACACCCTGTCGGCGGTGCTGTGCGCCCTGCTGGCCGGCGAGACCGACTTGCAAACCGCCTGCGCTGAAGCCCTCACCTACCTCGACCAGTGCCTAGTGGCCGGTTTTCAGCCCGGCATGGGCCACGCCATTCCCAACCGCCTGTTCTGGGCTCTGGATGATGACGAGCCCCCCGAAGGCGCAGCCGACCCCGACGACCCCACGGCCGGCCCGGCGCAGCAGCTCGAAGCCTTCCCCACCCCATCCCGCACCCACTGA
- a CDS encoding rubredoxin: MSAHKTWMCLICGWVYDEAAGSPEHGLPPGTRWEDVPMNWTCPECGGRKEDFEMVAL, encoded by the coding sequence ATGAGCGCCCACAAAACTTGGATGTGCCTGATCTGCGGCTGGGTTTACGACGAAGCGGCAGGTTCGCCGGAGCACGGCTTGCCCCCCGGCACGCGCTGGGAGGATGTGCCCATGAATTGGACCTGCCCAGAATGTGGCGGGCGCAAGGAGGACTTTGAAATGGTGGCCTTGTGA